AACAGCAGATCTGATTTTTTCTCCAGCGGTACGGTGAAGGGATTGATTCGGCATGGCGTGATGACACGGTCGCGATGTATCGGCTCTTCAGCGAGGCGTACTTTTTCAAGGGCGATTGAAGCAGATCCTTTGGCAATCTCGACGGCCAGGTCCGCGACACGCGGCACTTCTTCAAGTGACAGGACCGAACTCGCCGCAAACCCCCAAGCTCCGTGATACAGCACACGCACACCGAAGCCGATGTCCTTGGCATCTCGAATCGAGGCGATTCGGCGATCCTCACCTTCGATGTGTTGTGTGCGGCTGTCTTGAATGCGGATATCGCCGTACTCGGCACCAGACGCCACAATCCGTTTCAGCGCCAGTTCGGCGAATTCGTCCCAGGTCGGAGAGCTCATAGCGATCACTCTCGAATTGACTGACGGGATGGGTCAGTATAACAGGTGCGAACTGAAACGGTGAGAGGCTTGAGATCGGATATGCGAGATTGGCTTACGGCCTATTTTTCTGATCGGGTTTCAAGATAAGAAGTACCCGCATCTGACCTTGCAGCCTCCTAACGAAGCTGGCGACTATGAGCTGCGCCTCCGAACGATTCGGAGTGAGAACCATCAGACGCTACGCAACCTCAGATGCGATATCCAGAACTCAGCGGGCAGGTTCTTCACTGCTTCACCGACCGATTTGCCGAAGCGGCGATCAAACCACCGTGCCCATGCGAGTCTCATCGACGAACGTCTCGGTCGCATCATCGATCGCCCGACTATGGCGGCCTTTCGGAGGCAAGATAAACAACTGTTTCGGATCGATCTTGTCTTTCTTCTCCGGTGGCATCGTCATCTCATACGTCACCGGACGGCGGTGATCCGCCATTTGCAGCTCAGGATTGTAGACACTGTTGAACTTCCAGAGCATCTTGATGAAGTTGGTTTGTCCTTTCATCAAGTGCCCCGCCGCAATCTTGGCCGTGCCTTTGAGCGCAGCCCAGCCCAGATGCTTCTTGTTTAAGACCTGTTGTGTCTTGACAAGTTCCGCATAAAACTCCGCGAGCGGCATCTTAGTCGGCATGACGGCATGCTGAATATCGAAGAGACGGTAGTCCCGTGTATCGAGCTTGCGGGATTCCGTAAGCCAGCTCTCAGTGCCGGGGTACGGAGTATTGACGCTGATATTGACGATCTCCGGAATTTCTAGACACCACTGCCGAATGACCTCGAACCGTTGTCGGTCCCAATCCGGATCAGCAATGAGATTAATGGCGACAGTGATCCCAAGGGAGCGGGCAAATTCGAGCGCTTCGAAGTTTTTACCCAACGAAATGCGCTTCCGGTGCATCTTGAGGCCTTCTGCATCAATGGCCTCGACGCCCAAGAACATGTACTGCAATCCAAGCGTCTTCCAGAACTGAAAGACTTCCTTATTGCGCAGCAAGACGTCGCCGCGCGTCTCCATGTAATACTGCTTCTTGATTCCTCGCCTTGCCACCGCTTCGCCGATCTCCATGCCCTGCTTGCCTTGGATGAAGGCGACATCGTCGACCAGGAAGATCCCTGGTTCTTGAACCTGCTCCAACTCCTCAACCGCTTTCTCCGGGCTGACCATGCGATAACTGCGCCCATAAAACGTCCACGCGCTGCAGAAGGAACAATCCCAAGGACAGCCTCGCGCAAACTCGACCGACGCACAGGGGTCAAGCACACCGATGAAGTACTTGTGCCGGTTTCTAAGCAGGTCGCGAGCGGGACGAACATCATCTAAATTTTCGATGAATTGTGGTGGAGGTCCTTCCCCATCAAGTGTCACCACTCCCGGGACTTGGGTGATCGCCTTGCGGTCCTGTTCGACCGCCATCAGCAATTTAGGAGCGGCCACTTCCCCTTCGCCCTTGAGCACGCAATCGATGGCTCCATTGCCATGCTCCAAAAAGTCTTTTGCCACAAAGGATGCGCTGTGCCCACCGACAAAGACAAAGCAGTTTGGCAGTTCCTGCTTCGTCAATTTTGCAAGATCCACGATCTCCGGCACATTCGCCAGGTAATTGCAGCCAAACGCCACAGCATCGGGCTTCCAACTGCGGATGAGCGCTTCGTAGTCTTTCCAGGTGTC
The sequence above is drawn from the Nitrospira sp. genome and encodes:
- the hpnR gene encoding hopanoid C-3 methylase HpnR, which gives rise to MKFLAVHPGPLMYTKIYLRLEPLGLEMVAQACRQAGHEVRLIDLQADTWKDYEALIRSWKPDAVAFGCNYLANVPEIVDLAKLTKQELPNCFVFVGGHSASFVAKDFLEHGNGAIDCVLKGEGEVAAPKLLMAVEQDRKAITQVPGVVTLDGEGPPPQFIENLDDVRPARDLLRNRHKYFIGVLDPCASVEFARGCPWDCSFCSAWTFYGRSYRMVSPEKAVEELEQVQEPGIFLVDDVAFIQGKQGMEIGEAVARRGIKKQYYMETRGDVLLRNKEVFQFWKTLGLQYMFLGVEAIDAEGLKMHRKRISLGKNFEALEFARSLGITVAINLIADPDWDRQRFEVIRQWCLEIPEIVNISVNTPYPGTESWLTESRKLDTRDYRLFDIQHAVMPTKMPLAEFYAELVKTQQVLNKKHLGWAALKGTAKIAAGHLMKGQTNFIKMLWKFNSVYNPELQMADHRRPVTYEMTMPPEKKDKIDPKQLFILPPKGRHSRAIDDATETFVDETRMGTVV